The following proteins are encoded in a genomic region of Planococcus lenghuensis:
- a CDS encoding enoyl-CoA hydratase/isomerase family protein, giving the protein MENWLSPHDSAERMIEMERLAVTEVKDGIGYIRLTRPDKLNALSREMVTSIINALDELTADEAVKVIVLSGEGKAFCAGGDIASMQQLKSMSETADWMNYVSALSKKLLEMDKYVIAAVHGYAAGAGFSLALASDFIVAERNTKFALSFSNIGLIPDLGLIKLLTERISKTLAKEWISSGKVISAETAFEKGIINRIATGEVMEEAAKFAGFIVEGPALSNKYIKYLINHVDGLHQETAFMQENMIQTLLLQTEDHREGVAAFLEKRKPQFKGK; this is encoded by the coding sequence ATGGAAAATTGGCTGTCACCCCATGATTCTGCAGAAAGGATGATTGAAATGGAACGTCTTGCCGTGACAGAGGTGAAAGACGGAATCGGCTATATCAGACTGACCCGACCAGACAAATTGAATGCACTATCAAGAGAGATGGTAACTTCAATAATAAATGCATTGGATGAACTGACTGCTGATGAAGCCGTAAAGGTAATCGTTTTATCTGGAGAAGGAAAGGCATTTTGTGCTGGTGGAGATATTGCATCCATGCAGCAGCTGAAAAGTATGTCGGAGACAGCCGACTGGATGAATTACGTGTCAGCTTTGTCAAAAAAACTACTGGAGATGGATAAATACGTAATTGCTGCCGTCCATGGGTATGCAGCAGGTGCCGGTTTCAGTCTTGCGTTAGCTTCAGATTTCATTGTCGCTGAAAGAAATACCAAATTTGCATTAAGCTTTTCGAACATTGGTCTGATTCCGGATCTTGGGCTGATTAAGCTGCTGACAGAACGGATATCTAAAACGCTTGCAAAAGAATGGATTTCTTCAGGGAAAGTCATTTCAGCCGAAACGGCGTTTGAAAAGGGAATCATCAACCGGATTGCCACCGGTGAAGTAATGGAAGAAGCTGCTAAGTTTGCTGGATTTATTGTTGAAGGACCAGCGCTTAGCAATAAATATATCAAATACCTCATTAATCATGTCGATGGACTTCATCAGGAAACGGCGTTCATGCAAGAGAATATGATTCAGACGCTATTGTTGCAGACTGAAGACCACCGGGAAGGAGTGGCTGCTTTTCTGGAAAAGCGAAAACCGCAGTTTAAAGGGAAATGA
- a CDS encoding class I adenylate-forming enzyme family protein — protein sequence MKMVPANLFGREGGHVFEDRPRTIGQLLADSVKEFREKTAIVTEDGQLTYGELDTQSSAIATSLQSKCGIEKGDRVAVLIGNRYQFPLMVFACAKIGAVMVPVNVKLSSEEIDYILEHSKPKVLITEEEFMGKVKKAKKANTTIITGALQSFIIDGENTFDELLKMETEYRNVHIYEEDGAFILYTSGTTGRPKGAVLAHANVIHSVMNYKLIFKTDHQLKTLIAVPMFHVTGLVGQLLHIIYIGGTAYSMRRYQNETYIKTVVENQIDFLFNVPTIFIMMSTSEEFKNHSFAFVKKVAFGGSPIYKQTFAMLKQAFPNAELHNAYGATETTSPATLMPVSYPISKVTSVGQPVYGAFIKIMDSEARECQPGEIGELYIKGPMVIKEYWENPEANEENFTDGYWHSGDLGMMDEENYVYIRDRKKDMINRAGEKIFSIEVEDVLKEHPDVVEAAVVGEPDPVFGETVKAFVVGPKLNTHSLPVLTEHCRKSLANYKVPAKIEVLESLPRNASGKILKNQLKH from the coding sequence ATGAAGATGGTTCCCGCCAATTTGTTTGGAAGAGAGGGGGGACATGTGTTTGAGGATCGTCCAAGGACGATTGGGCAGCTATTAGCTGATAGTGTGAAGGAATTTAGAGAGAAAACGGCCATTGTGACCGAGGATGGACAACTTACATATGGAGAGCTTGATACCCAGTCCTCAGCAATTGCGACCAGTCTCCAAAGCAAATGCGGAATTGAAAAAGGAGATCGGGTAGCAGTGCTGATTGGAAATCGGTATCAATTTCCATTGATGGTTTTTGCTTGTGCGAAGATAGGGGCAGTAATGGTTCCGGTTAATGTGAAACTGTCATCAGAAGAAATTGACTATATTTTAGAACACTCGAAGCCAAAAGTTCTGATCACTGAAGAAGAATTCATGGGGAAAGTGAAAAAGGCGAAGAAGGCGAACACAACTATCATCACCGGTGCATTACAGTCATTTATCATTGACGGGGAAAATACGTTTGATGAACTGCTTAAAATGGAAACCGAATACCGAAATGTACATATTTACGAAGAGGACGGGGCATTTATTCTCTATACTTCCGGAACGACCGGAAGACCAAAAGGGGCGGTCTTAGCCCATGCTAATGTAATCCATAGCGTAATGAATTATAAATTGATTTTTAAAACCGATCATCAATTGAAAACATTAATTGCCGTCCCGATGTTCCATGTAACCGGACTGGTTGGTCAATTGCTCCATATCATTTATATCGGGGGCACCGCTTATAGCATGCGGCGATATCAGAACGAAACTTATATTAAAACAGTCGTAGAAAACCAGATTGATTTCCTGTTCAATGTGCCAACCATTTTTATCATGATGTCAACCAGCGAAGAATTTAAAAATCATTCTTTTGCTTTTGTGAAGAAAGTGGCTTTCGGCGGTTCGCCTATTTACAAGCAGACCTTTGCCATGCTTAAGCAGGCATTTCCTAATGCTGAATTGCATAATGCCTACGGAGCAACGGAAACAACTTCACCGGCGACACTGATGCCGGTTTCCTATCCCATCTCTAAGGTTACATCAGTCGGACAGCCTGTCTATGGTGCTTTCATCAAGATTATGGATTCTGAGGCAAGGGAGTGCCAGCCAGGAGAGATTGGAGAACTTTATATTAAGGGACCGATGGTGATCAAGGAATATTGGGAAAATCCAGAGGCGAATGAGGAAAATTTCACTGACGGTTATTGGCATTCAGGAGATTTGGGGATGATGGATGAGGAGAACTATGTCTACATAAGAGACCGAAAGAAAGACATGATCAATCGGGCCGGAGAGAAAATATTCTCGATCGAAGTGGAAGATGTTCTTAAGGAGCATCCCGACGTAGTGGAAGCAGCGGTCGTCGGCGAACCGGATCCCGTCTTTGGGGAAACAGTGAAGGCATTTGTTGTCGGACCAAAATTAAACACCCACAGCTTACCGGTGCTGACAGAACATTGCCGAAAGTCATTGGCTAATTATAAAGTCCCTGCAAAGATTGAGGTACTTGAAAGTCTTCCGCGGAATGCCTCTGGGAAGATATTGAAAAATCAATTAAAACATTAG
- a CDS encoding TRAP transporter small permease subunit, whose protein sequence is MDTLWKSYRIFNYIKLTGIWISGIFLLVMMGFIVYDVAARNLFAGSINGGFEIVQNYLMPLVVFPGLAYAYSSGVLPKMDLIIERIPVNAQRTLVIVLILIELFVLVLLVEFTWEFAMNGLERQEGFPAAGRLYPLYPLFFLIPVSFALIVIENLFLLIRNFRIKEPTLIMIADNPETEDPT, encoded by the coding sequence ATGGATACTTTATGGAAATCTTATCGAATTTTCAATTACATTAAACTGACTGGAATTTGGATCAGCGGTATTTTCTTACTAGTAATGATGGGCTTTATCGTTTATGACGTAGCTGCCCGCAATTTGTTTGCAGGCTCTATAAACGGTGGATTTGAGATTGTTCAAAATTATCTCATGCCGCTAGTGGTTTTCCCGGGTTTGGCTTATGCCTATTCCTCGGGTGTTCTGCCAAAGATGGATTTGATCATTGAACGCATTCCTGTAAATGCTCAGCGGACACTAGTGATTGTCCTGATTTTAATTGAGCTGTTTGTCCTTGTGTTATTAGTTGAATTCACTTGGGAGTTTGCAATGAATGGCCTTGAAAGGCAGGAAGGATTTCCTGCAGCAGGTAGACTTTATCCGCTGTATCCTTTATTTTTTTTGATACCAGTTTCATTTGCGCTGATTGTGATTGAAAATCTATTTCTACTTATTCGGAACTTCCGTATAAAAGAGCCGACACTGATAATGATTGCAGATAATCCTGAGACGGAAGATCCTACCTGA
- a CDS encoding NAD(P)H-dependent flavin oxidoreductase has translation MRKLPVIVAPMFLVSTPSMTIAASRAGVIGSFPLLNARPAAKCAEWLQEVKEALGDKPWAVNLISHRKSNKRYDEDVELIRQYEPPIVITSLGAPGEVIGIVHKYGGLVYSDVASIRHARKAAESGVDGLILVCAGAGGHGGTLNPFGFIAAVRQFYNGTIILSGSISTGADVAAARLVGADYAYMGTRFLAAEESNAQEDYKQMVIDSNAEDILYTDAFSGVHANILIPSLLKEGINPSTLKPKEEVDLSHLVNVQAWRDIWSAGHGVTTVTKQESITEIVEALHKEYEEGVHSLV, from the coding sequence GTGCGTAAGCTCCCGGTAATTGTAGCACCGATGTTTCTGGTCTCAACGCCTTCGATGACCATTGCCGCAAGTCGGGCTGGTGTGATCGGCAGCTTTCCGCTGCTGAATGCCCGGCCTGCAGCAAAATGTGCGGAATGGCTGCAGGAAGTGAAAGAAGCACTCGGCGACAAACCGTGGGCTGTCAACTTGATCTCACACCGGAAGTCGAACAAACGCTATGATGAGGACGTGGAACTGATTCGACAGTATGAACCGCCAATCGTCATTACCTCCCTTGGTGCCCCCGGGGAAGTTATCGGAATCGTGCATAAGTACGGGGGGCTCGTCTACTCGGATGTGGCGAGCATTCGGCATGCGAGAAAGGCGGCTGAAAGCGGCGTGGATGGACTCATTCTTGTGTGCGCCGGAGCAGGCGGTCATGGCGGCACGTTAAATCCATTCGGATTCATAGCAGCAGTTAGGCAGTTCTACAACGGTACAATCATTTTATCCGGCTCTATTTCGACGGGAGCAGATGTGGCTGCCGCCCGTCTGGTAGGAGCGGATTATGCATATATGGGCACTCGGTTCCTGGCGGCTGAAGAAAGCAACGCTCAAGAAGACTACAAGCAGATGGTGATTGATTCAAATGCGGAAGATATTCTTTATACTGATGCATTCAGCGGCGTACACGCGAACATCCTTATCCCTAGTCTGCTGAAGGAAGGTATCAATCCATCCACCTTAAAACCGAAAGAAGAAGTGGATTTGTCACACTTGGTGAATGTCCAAGCATGGCGTGACATCTGGTCTGCCGGCCATGGGGTCACAACAGTCACAAAACAGGAGAGTATAACGGAAATCGTTGAAGCCTTGCACAAAGAGTATGAGGAAGGAGTGCATAGTCTTGTATGA
- a CDS encoding type 2 periplasmic-binding domain-containing protein — MEFLKSSVFMMGIGGALLLSGCGGEEAGGVTEEGETITLRAATGLSAQHAWWEGAMVPWMERVEELTEGQVEFETFTGGELVAVPDEGSAVLDGTIDVALILPIYQPDQFPMAEVTMLPLSYSDTEIASNAWRQLIESEEELGNGQTYFDMQFADFRVFPISTTQEYSISTTGKEFNTVDDVVGTSLRTPSRIHEVYAEETGIDSVTMPAVEMYDALSRGAFDGSFYSIADWSGYGFQDLFTYTLTGVNFGHFNAFIGMDEERWAELPEDVQEAMVQAHDDIFGESIDIWTQRAEEVIAENEAAGGKFADFADLDPAVQEHFNEGIVETWINYAEMLEADGLPGYELVRKWRELIIEEGGEVPEAVMDL; from the coding sequence ATGGAATTTCTTAAATCAAGTGTGTTTATGATGGGAATCGGCGGAGCGCTTCTGTTAAGTGGTTGCGGAGGAGAAGAAGCAGGAGGAGTGACAGAAGAAGGAGAGACGATTACACTGCGTGCAGCAACGGGGCTCAGTGCTCAACACGCCTGGTGGGAAGGTGCAATGGTTCCCTGGATGGAACGAGTGGAAGAATTGACAGAAGGGCAGGTGGAGTTCGAGACATTCACCGGTGGGGAACTAGTGGCGGTTCCCGATGAAGGATCAGCAGTACTCGATGGAACAATCGATGTGGCACTTATCCTTCCAATCTATCAACCTGACCAGTTTCCGATGGCGGAAGTCACCATGCTGCCACTTAGTTATTCAGATACTGAGATCGCTTCAAACGCTTGGCGACAATTAATCGAGAGCGAAGAAGAACTTGGGAATGGCCAGACGTATTTTGACATGCAATTTGCTGATTTTAGGGTATTCCCGATATCGACAACACAGGAATATTCCATTTCAACAACAGGTAAGGAATTTAACACGGTTGATGATGTGGTGGGTACTTCTCTTCGGACGCCGTCCAGGATCCATGAAGTATATGCAGAAGAAACTGGAATCGACAGCGTAACGATGCCAGCAGTTGAAATGTACGATGCGCTCAGCCGTGGAGCGTTTGATGGAAGCTTTTACAGCATCGCAGACTGGTCGGGGTACGGATTCCAAGACTTGTTCACATACACGCTGACCGGTGTGAATTTCGGACACTTTAACGCGTTCATTGGAATGGACGAAGAACGCTGGGCTGAACTCCCGGAAGATGTACAGGAAGCGATGGTTCAAGCACATGATGATATTTTCGGTGAGAGTATAGACATATGGACACAGCGCGCCGAAGAGGTCATAGCTGAAAATGAAGCTGCAGGTGGCAAATTTGCTGACTTCGCCGATTTGGATCCTGCGGTTCAGGAGCATTTTAATGAAGGAATTGTCGAAACTTGGATTAATTATGCGGAAATGCTGGAAGCGGATGGGCTTCCAGGCTATGAACTTGTAAGAAAATGGCGGGAACTGATCATTGAGGAAGGTGGAGAAGTGCCGGAAGCTGTCATGGATCTCTAA
- a CDS encoding 2-phosphosulfolactate phosphatase: MTQKEAVDEQKLAGCTAVVIDVFLATSTIAFLLTNNYEPIYTVKDSEHALALASWLEEPYILLGETRGKCIEGFQYPDPCLIKFVQEKKAAIICSTNGTRAIESAKKAKILYISSLVNGHKVAEHISMQTDDSSIVLICAGNDDRFSMEDFVGAGQIIDRLLKGEEYALSDAAKLARDTYLSSSAISFRNLLDCETASLLRSFEFENSMDLVIEHHEKVEVVPIFKGNKVVQELLPTGERST; this comes from the coding sequence GTGACACAGAAAGAAGCAGTCGATGAACAAAAATTGGCGGGTTGCACAGCCGTGGTGATTGATGTGTTTCTTGCCACGTCCACAATCGCATTTTTACTGACCAATAATTATGAACCAATTTATACAGTAAAGGATAGCGAACATGCATTGGCACTAGCATCTTGGTTGGAAGAACCTTATATTCTGCTTGGTGAAACAAGGGGGAAATGTATAGAAGGATTCCAGTACCCCGATCCTTGCCTGATTAAATTTGTACAAGAAAAGAAAGCGGCCATCATTTGTTCAACCAACGGAACAAGAGCTATCGAAAGTGCGAAAAAAGCGAAAATCCTTTACATCTCCTCACTTGTTAATGGCCATAAAGTTGCTGAACATATAAGCATGCAGACAGATGATTCTTCAATTGTGTTAATTTGCGCAGGAAATGACGACCGGTTCTCCATGGAGGATTTCGTTGGAGCGGGTCAGATCATAGACCGTCTCTTGAAGGGGGAAGAGTATGCCCTTTCCGATGCCGCAAAACTGGCACGGGATACATACTTAAGCTCTTCGGCAATCTCTTTCCGGAATTTATTGGATTGTGAAACCGCTTCTTTACTTCGGTCTTTCGAGTTTGAAAACTCAATGGATTTGGTCATAGAACACCATGAGAAAGTGGAGGTAGTGCCAATATTTAAGGGAAACAAGGTGGTTCAGGAGCTGTTACCGACAGGAGAAAGAAGCACTTGA
- a CDS encoding TRAP transporter large permease — protein MDNLVVIGIILAAIIILLIAGMYIHSILLTSGVVGLILLEGFDILPGLLGNEPFNRVASYTLTTIPLFVLMAQFILQSGLVQDIFYIVHKASRGKNSLLGVLTLTIGGVLGAVSGSGTATAASLGQVAMPELQKHGYSPALAGAVAASGGSLSGIIPPSIILILYGVATETPVGNLFIGAFIPGILVMVVYILVMLVYFRAGLKKQNVHKEERTVPEIAATVEDVESPSVFKLAVSSIIAVLIMLIIFGGIYSGVFTPTEAGAVGAFVGLVAAAVLGRINLAFFRNSLFETIKLTGMVMLIMIGAQIFGRFVSLSLLPRTLIGFLEPIMDSPVLVLIAISTVLFVMFMFIEGAAVILMSIPVIFPIIQEIQIDVLWFGVFISVICTIGLITPPVGLSVYAVAGVSGVRSESIFRIAFIFAAIAMLIVCGLLIAFPELATWLPASAG, from the coding sequence ATGGACAATTTAGTCGTCATTGGCATCATTCTAGCAGCGATCATTATTTTACTGATAGCGGGAATGTATATACATTCCATCCTGCTCACCAGTGGTGTGGTCGGCCTAATCTTACTGGAAGGGTTCGATATTCTGCCTGGCCTGTTAGGGAATGAGCCTTTTAACCGTGTAGCCAGTTACACATTGACCACAATTCCACTTTTTGTGTTAATGGCCCAATTTATTCTGCAATCTGGACTTGTGCAAGATATCTTCTACATCGTCCATAAAGCTTCAAGAGGCAAGAATAGTTTACTTGGCGTGTTGACACTAACAATCGGAGGTGTGCTGGGTGCCGTTTCAGGTTCAGGTACGGCAACAGCTGCCTCGTTGGGCCAGGTAGCAATGCCCGAACTTCAGAAGCATGGATACAGTCCGGCGCTGGCTGGAGCTGTGGCAGCTTCCGGCGGCTCCCTGTCAGGTATTATTCCGCCCAGTATTATTCTCATTTTATATGGAGTCGCAACAGAAACACCGGTGGGCAATTTATTTATCGGTGCATTTATTCCCGGTATCCTCGTCATGGTTGTTTATATCCTCGTCATGCTTGTGTATTTCCGGGCGGGACTTAAAAAGCAGAACGTGCATAAAGAAGAACGAACAGTCCCAGAAATTGCGGCAACAGTTGAAGATGTGGAATCCCCTTCCGTGTTTAAACTGGCTGTAAGCAGCATTATTGCTGTACTGATTATGCTGATTATCTTCGGCGGTATTTATTCAGGCGTGTTCACGCCTACAGAAGCGGGAGCAGTGGGGGCATTCGTCGGTCTGGTTGCGGCAGCTGTGCTTGGCCGGATCAATCTTGCATTTTTCCGGAATTCTCTCTTTGAAACCATCAAACTGACCGGCATGGTCATGTTAATTATGATTGGAGCTCAGATTTTTGGCCGGTTTGTTTCGCTGTCTCTCCTCCCGCGGACACTCATTGGGTTCCTTGAGCCGATTATGGATTCTCCTGTACTGGTGCTCATCGCAATTTCAACCGTCTTGTTTGTGATGTTCATGTTTATTGAAGGGGCGGCGGTTATCCTGATGTCCATTCCAGTCATCTTTCCGATCATTCAGGAGATCCAGATCGATGTGCTTTGGTTTGGTGTCTTCATTTCCGTTATCTGTACGATTGGACTGATCACACCGCCCGTCGGCTTGAGTGTATATGCTGTGGCAGGGGTGAGTGGGGTGAGGTCTGAATCGATATTTAGAATTGCGTTCATTTTTGCCGCTATTGCGATGCTGATTGTCTGTGGGCTGCTGATCGCATTTCCGGAACTTGCCACATGGCTCCCTGCATCTGCAGGTTAA
- a CDS encoding enoyl-CoA hydratase-related protein, which translates to MYETLKTELDEGVLTLTLNRPDKMNAYTVKMNEELLHAYREADSNDKVRVIVVTGSGRAFCAGMDLSEGGGTFASEDTQEEYRDIGGQVSVQVYEMKKPLIAAINGAAVGIGLTMTLPMDIRIIKKGAKIGFVFGRRGIGPEAASGWFLPRLVGVGKALEWTLTGRYIATEEALVAGLVQYESEDPLEKALEIARDITANTAATSNGFTRQLMWKMLGASHPYESHLIESRFLHWAGNNGDANEGIQSFIEKRPAFFPLTTSDLPDFFDK; encoded by the coding sequence TTGTATGAAACGCTAAAAACAGAGCTTGACGAGGGTGTTTTAACCTTAACGTTAAACAGACCTGACAAGATGAATGCCTATACTGTCAAAATGAACGAAGAGTTGCTGCATGCATACAGGGAAGCGGATAGTAATGACAAAGTTCGGGTAATCGTAGTGACTGGAAGCGGACGAGCTTTCTGTGCTGGCATGGACCTGTCAGAAGGAGGCGGTACATTTGCATCTGAAGACACCCAGGAAGAGTACCGGGATATTGGCGGGCAGGTTAGCGTACAAGTATATGAGATGAAAAAACCGCTCATTGCGGCGATAAACGGCGCTGCTGTTGGCATCGGGCTAACGATGACTCTTCCAATGGATATCCGTATCATCAAAAAAGGAGCAAAGATCGGATTTGTTTTCGGCCGTCGGGGTATTGGGCCCGAAGCCGCATCAGGATGGTTCCTGCCGCGTCTTGTCGGCGTTGGAAAGGCACTCGAATGGACATTGACAGGCCGCTATATCGCGACAGAAGAAGCATTAGTTGCTGGGCTTGTTCAATACGAATCAGAAGACCCGTTGGAAAAAGCGCTTGAAATCGCACGGGATATCACTGCGAATACGGCTGCGACATCAAATGGGTTTACCCGGCAATTAATGTGGAAAATGCTGGGTGCGAGTCATCCGTATGAATCTCATTTAATCGAATCGCGGTTTTTGCACTGGGCAGGAAATAACGGAGATGCAAACGAGGGTATCCAATCGTTCATCGAAAAACGCCCTGCTTTTTTTCCATTGACAACAAGCGACCTTCCTGATTTTTTTGATAAATAA
- a CDS encoding acyl-CoA dehydrogenase family protein codes for MLKELSPKAAELQKNLTEFMEEYIYPNESKVEQYLDEAEDRWTIPPLIEELKGKAKSQGLWNLFLPDTEHGAGLSNYEYAHLCEIMGRSLLAPEIFNCNAPDTGNMEVFVKYGTDEQKKRWLEPLLEGKIRSCFSMTEPDVASSDATNIQSSIVREGDEYVINAKKWWSSGAMDPRCEIAIVMGKTDPDAPKHQQQSMILVPFNTPGVEVKRYLPVFGYDHAPHGHAEVHYNNVRVPASNILLGEGRGFEIAQGRLGPGRIHHCMRAIGAAERALDLLCKRASEREAFGSTLAEKDVIREVIAESRIEIEQARLLTLHAAHKIDTEGAKAARKEIAMIKIAAPRVSLNVIDRAIQVFGGAGVSDDFPLAAHWANARTLRLVDGPDQVHLRDVGRLELREQLK; via the coding sequence GTGCTAAAGGAATTATCACCAAAAGCGGCGGAACTACAAAAAAATTTAACAGAATTCATGGAAGAATATATTTATCCAAATGAATCTAAAGTAGAACAATACCTGGACGAGGCAGAGGATCGCTGGACGATTCCGCCACTCATCGAAGAATTGAAAGGCAAAGCGAAATCGCAAGGGCTTTGGAATTTGTTCCTGCCTGATACAGAACATGGAGCAGGGCTTTCAAATTATGAATATGCGCATCTATGTGAAATTATGGGGCGCTCGTTGCTTGCCCCTGAAATTTTCAATTGCAACGCCCCGGACACTGGGAACATGGAAGTATTCGTAAAGTATGGGACTGATGAGCAGAAGAAGAGATGGCTTGAACCATTGCTGGAAGGGAAGATTAGATCCTGTTTTTCGATGACAGAACCAGATGTTGCTTCATCTGATGCGACCAATATCCAGAGCAGTATCGTCCGGGAAGGGGATGAATACGTTATTAACGCCAAGAAATGGTGGAGTTCAGGTGCTATGGATCCCCGATGCGAAATTGCGATTGTGATGGGAAAAACTGATCCGGACGCACCGAAACACCAGCAACAGTCCATGATTCTAGTGCCATTTAATACACCAGGCGTGGAAGTGAAGCGATATTTGCCGGTTTTTGGATATGACCATGCGCCGCATGGACATGCGGAAGTACACTACAACAACGTCCGTGTTCCAGCTTCCAATATCCTTCTGGGCGAAGGGCGCGGGTTTGAAATTGCACAGGGACGTCTTGGTCCCGGCCGCATTCATCACTGCATGCGAGCAATCGGAGCGGCGGAACGTGCATTGGATCTCTTATGCAAACGGGCTTCGGAGCGGGAAGCGTTCGGCTCGACACTCGCTGAAAAAGACGTGATCCGGGAAGTCATCGCAGAAAGCCGGATTGAGATTGAACAGGCCCGTCTACTCACACTGCACGCTGCCCATAAAATCGATACAGAAGGAGCAAAAGCGGCCCGGAAAGAAATCGCCATGATTAAAATTGCCGCTCCACGGGTTTCCTTGAACGTAATTGATCGGGCGATCCAAGTTTTTGGCGGTGCGGGAGTAAGTGATGATTTTCCGCTTGCCGCTCACTGGGCGAATGCCCGTACTCTCCGGCTGGTTGACGGTCCTGACCAAGTCCATCTACGTGATGTCGGGCGGCTTGAATTGCGTGAACAGCTGAAATGA
- a CDS encoding NADPH:quinone oxidoreductase family protein produces the protein MRAWHVTKLGEPREALELSEVQKPKPGTGEVLIKVEAAALNFFDILQCQGKYQEDPPLPFTPGAEVAGIIEAAGESVDIEVGQRVIATPTLPNGGLAEWVTVPKGNIFPVPGSFPAAEAASLFITYQTAYFALQRTAGLKRGEVLLVHAGSGGVGSAAIQLGKATGATVIATAGSDEKTTVCKQLGADIAINYRTEDFVTKVKEATDGKGANVIFDPVGGDTFDRSRKCVAFEGRLLVIGFAGGRIADAPTNHALIKNYSVMGVHFGLFRKLFPEEVVKAHQELIDLYEKGLIRPLVFDEFPFEKVPDALEQLGSRQTYGKLAVTP, from the coding sequence TTGAGAGCATGGCATGTAACTAAATTAGGAGAACCAAGAGAAGCGCTAGAATTGTCGGAAGTCCAGAAACCGAAACCAGGCACAGGTGAAGTGTTGATAAAAGTTGAAGCTGCAGCCCTTAACTTCTTTGATATCCTTCAATGTCAAGGAAAGTATCAGGAAGATCCGCCGCTGCCGTTCACTCCGGGTGCAGAGGTGGCGGGTATAATTGAAGCCGCCGGGGAATCAGTGGATATAGAAGTCGGGCAGCGTGTGATCGCTACACCTACACTGCCAAACGGCGGCTTGGCAGAATGGGTGACTGTTCCAAAGGGAAATATATTTCCGGTTCCCGGTTCTTTCCCTGCTGCCGAGGCGGCATCGCTATTCATTACCTATCAAACAGCATATTTTGCGCTTCAGCGGACTGCCGGACTGAAGAGAGGAGAAGTGCTTCTTGTCCATGCAGGTTCAGGCGGTGTTGGATCAGCCGCAATTCAATTGGGGAAAGCTACAGGAGCCACAGTGATTGCGACTGCCGGCAGCGATGAGAAAACAACCGTCTGTAAACAATTGGGTGCAGACATAGCGATCAATTACCGAACAGAAGATTTTGTCACCAAGGTCAAGGAAGCGACAGATGGCAAGGGGGCAAACGTGATCTTTGATCCGGTCGGCGGAGATACATTTGATCGCTCAAGGAAATGCGTCGCGTTTGAAGGCCGGCTATTAGTGATCGGGTTTGCCGGGGGACGGATTGCAGATGCGCCAACCAACCATGCATTGATAAAAAATTATTCAGTGATGGGTGTTCATTTCGGGCTGTTCCGTAAACTCTTCCCGGAAGAAGTAGTGAAAGCGCATCAGGAATTGATTGACCTGTATGAAAAGGGGCTGATCAGGCCGTTGGTATTTGATGAATTCCCTTTTGAAAAAGTACCGGATGCGCTTGAACAACTTGGCAGCAGGCAGACATATGGAAAATTGGCTGTCACCCCATGA
- a CDS encoding TetR/AcrR family transcriptional regulator: MNLRERKAAKKREDILRSASLVIAREGFQNATMEDIAAELLMTKGSLYYYFNSKQELLYHCHDWILSDAMEKMEEIVAKPISAVEKLKQAIKMHLQVAIQEKDVFNLIIKPAQVFPEEYVQTILIKRDKYAEYFDKIIEQGMEMGEFAPKHAKMVRMIILGATNWVQVWYSPGGEFSKEEIQDMYAEYLTEILI; the protein is encoded by the coding sequence ATGAATTTAAGAGAAAGGAAAGCGGCCAAAAAAAGGGAAGACATTCTGCGTTCAGCGAGCCTTGTCATTGCGAGGGAGGGTTTTCAAAACGCCACCATGGAAGACATTGCTGCAGAATTGCTAATGACGAAAGGTTCTCTGTATTACTATTTTAATAGTAAACAGGAACTTCTTTATCATTGTCATGATTGGATTCTGTCGGATGCAATGGAAAAAATGGAGGAAATTGTAGCAAAACCTATTTCTGCTGTTGAAAAATTGAAACAGGCAATCAAAATGCACCTACAAGTTGCAATCCAGGAAAAAGATGTCTTCAATTTGATCATCAAGCCGGCTCAAGTATTTCCAGAAGAATATGTCCAAACGATTTTGATTAAACGGGACAAGTACGCAGAATATTTCGACAAAATAATTGAGCAAGGCATGGAAATGGGGGAGTTCGCACCTAAACATGCAAAAATGGTGCGTATGATTATTTTAGGAGCGACTAACTGGGTTCAGGTTTGGTATTCGCCTGGCGGAGAGTTCAGCAAGGAAGAGATTCAGGACATGTACGCTGAATACTTAACAGAAATTTTAATATGA